The following coding sequences lie in one Spea bombifrons isolate aSpeBom1 chromosome 5, aSpeBom1.2.pri, whole genome shotgun sequence genomic window:
- the HIVEP1 gene encoding zinc finger protein 40 isoform X2, producing MPRTKQIHPKNLRDKIEEAQKKLNCPKEPHKESPDVGSRTFLDSVKGVKRKKIVTENHHKKIPKSPLKNVSKDKQRNEIEAVASSSSEFCVSSSSKYKELLVLPEQKQSITQFISPELIVQSVKSGISMQAKKLSVPPDLCNGRSEKSEYGNKMATSKERTTSNPLPSSHRSANINSQNVNKQYACVNSAFDVLLKAMEPELNTLNQSWPPCGTQTEKQGHLVKCTTSSPLPHHETSLRYLDYHSSGSSGQLCMSTKGSPSALVHSVSEYEQSRSERRLQEQKTSACPSSLEAIKHQQVYSVAVTSSIANPSPSTVTQVVPVPGNSSSSTSHSRLSVNSSYNLAQATSLASGEQMCNIVLKDQKPKKQGKYICEYCNRACAKPSVLLKHIRSHTGERPYPCVTCGFSFKTKSNLYKHKKSHAHAIKVGLGLQPDSGAMVLSSDSEKVLCIHSDVDESGESDDEYTSEERQDEMTSPGLECSETVNMVSKTEDMLHKESQSSLNCPVAMLQQTSLKEKNTKSAVTDLPKVVIYPVSISPLRADSPKVLESTSEKFVAQMPDFKTKIKNQNVLRACSLSEVEQPTHKKDDVVQVEDKHLPNMVTSHALLQRQQATDCSQEEQNKCMLSPRSLGSTDSGYFSRSESADQAMSLPTPFPKRLPSADKDISLSVSTTIHKAGSVFTSIQPISVEKSTITTGTMRPPLGTRTLEERISKLISDNEAVVDDKQLDSVKPRRTSLSRRGSIDSPKSYIFKDSFQFDLKPVGRRTSSSSDVPKSPFTPTDKSKQVFFLSVPSQYPSMDCLPITRSNSMPTTGYSAVPPGLPTSQPLRVSQSFDEKIGSLYDDVFTSGPSIPQQTAHPRTLVRQVAVEDSSNTEHYGLGPARSVDESYPGNKVPSDVLLPRSKSFIQGSSLDKTKKTHQGRGTMFECETCRNRYRKLENFENHKKFYCSELHGPKSKTVSRETEHSSAVNSSQPQILHYRVGPSSGVLDHPLQIRKRRKMKSVGDDDEPQQTDNRIAAESTEAVKSSGCTKNSSTITILGSQSCTVSTLNPQVQLVARSTETRADSKQPTVEKNVHLISQENVRPKSQGTGISVIQHTNSLSRPNSFEKSESVERVSPVPFYEPHKSVNHPLNRVGIRHDERSSCSHNSPNKLVETPRPEVQESQHGLSAERTALNTQSRLVRQHNIQVPEILVTEEPDKVPESQTKDQETQEKFCWPQRSGSLSNLPTEKLPPKKKRIRLADLGHSSGESSFESTLSRSLSRESSLSRASSLSASFDKEEYAKPDSSTKVDGVNKSSEFLTIPTGLNVFGGQREMRRASSEQINCTQPSMEVTDYRSKSFDCGSMSRSRSLSPINTMSPKSPLGATNIGHVPLLERRRGPLVKQISLNIGAEDTAPLSKHVGKQVLPQANVPIENRYLTEINVCSKEANKQKTASELSFLAENAQPASVVSSKHSLYSTSVHTTKATLFDRDFSHSIQSEPRRNGKDTNTVLHAVSELSRFAPKYVLKIPKMQENNVCSSSHSVSLLPNRSSTSTTGKSWNVIAGGTESLQNQNQSVKLSGKCQNAYSVSVPVHNYSYSGYGFSSPASPPDILVTQDQGNQTACRADFQVPNIREKLHMSKSQEESSRPISSPNKADDCDNIFLKCNLQKVPVPGLLPQQEASASSKRMLSPANSLDIAMEKNQKRVKDENGAACHTNSQQVHLVNIKPGDSTKPRKPMLVRQLCTTSEFLDQDNTLAPGRNNQANRFSGILLGDSSSPKKAVSCPSNHIRDVVEYQKNKSPESFCPEAETPQETSPGSTQSCVLKPVYSTQEKLAFSTKNIQIQGQVKLGAAISVVNMGDMQRLSFPSLKTTTSFTWCYLLKRKPMHLPQSDQKTSAYASWTISPNNPNIFGLPTKVALSLLNSKQKSEKFISTLVKTSHPRRDILVYSSKWKNSMNKLSSYKSPGSQPDDKKNTETYTDQDKEVFLNKAEPRRVKIFDGGYKSNEDYVYIRGRGRGKYICEECGIRCKKPSMLKKHIRTHTDVRPYHCNYCNFSFKTKGNLTKHMKSKAHSKKCMDMGVAVGPIDDQDTDDSGERPKYTGDRSGFDAEDSDGAEDDDNDNEDEDEDSQTESGLSATPSVTASPQHYPFRNSQQEASSADEDSRTPHCFSQSNSMDILPKALMTRMTAITAAAACTPENHEAKAEAYLQKKLVPRNTEALFPKSLCHQMSVDYPDPGENSESSTETMAGTSAKNASPVNAPPSPVDRSTQTMDSCAGPTDYEGHRQKSSGMAPQPTSMATPPTHLYSHLPLHSQQPVTSPFSMIPVGGIQIVPAGLTAYSTFVPIQAGPMQLTIPAVGVIHRTTSSPGEKVAEVPGTSSPIGMAEVNGVLPCIPIGQINMPSLSAQSLQPIQPLNVETLNILGLSNTHVAPHIHHPGLTLNALGLQVLTAPHSNPSPQTHIPGLQIVNIALPTLIPSISPLTVEGQGVADKSPSSSRAPCQSLVSFSGSDTKSTGKAESSPITPDITDSHMTLRDCTVVKDKNTTCTLNADKGVLLSQHCNVGTNKTKTTSAPDLCLTSQTSKPPASQAPSPIRHQRRVDFVSRQSTVRFCDSSSDDDEDKLVIAT from the exons AAAGCCCAGACGTTGGTTCCAGAACTTTTTTGGATTCGGTCAAGGGtgtgaagaggaaaaaaattgtAACTGAAAATCATCATAAGAAAATACCAAAGTCACCACTGAAGAATGTGTCTAAAGATAAGCAAAGGAATGAAATAGAGGCCGTTGCCTCTTCCAGCAGTGAATTTTGTGTCTCTAGCAGCTCCAAATATAAAGAACTTTTAGTTTTACCTGAGCAGAAACAAAGCATCACACAATTTATCAGTCCAGAGTTGATTGTGCAATCTGTGAAGTCGGGTATTTCAATGCAAGCTAAAAAGCTTTCTGTACCTCCTGACTTATGTAATGGGAGAAGTGAGAAGTCTGAATATGGTAATAAAATGGCCACATCAAAGGAAAGGACTACTTCCAACCCTTTACCAAGTAGCCATAGGAGTGCAAATATAAATTCACAGAATGTTAATAAACAGTATGCATGTGTAAACTCAGCTTTCGATGTGTTGTTGAAAGCTATGGAGCCCGAGCTCAACACCTTAAACCAGTCTTGGCCACCCTGTGGAacacaaacagaaaaacaaggacatttagtAAAATGTACAACCTCATCCCCTCTTCCACATCATGAAACAAGTTTAAGATATTTGGATTACCATTCTTCTGGCTCTAGTGGGCAGCTATGCATGTCAACAAAAGGTTCTCCATCTGCTCTTGTTCACTCAGTCAGTGAATATGAACAGAGTCGTTCTGAGAGAAGGCTGCAAGAACAGAAAACTTCTGCATGTCCTAGCTCTCTGGAAGCTATCAAACACCAGCAAGTTTACAGTGTTGCTGTAACTTCTTCAATAGCTAACCCTTCACCTTCTACAGTAACTCAGGTTGTTCCTGTACCAGGAAACTCTTCTTCCTCAACTAGTCACTCTAGGTTGTCTGTAAATTCTTCTTATAATCTAGCTCAAGCAACTTCACTTGCAAGTGGAGAGCAAATGTGCAATATTGTTCTAAAAGAccagaaaccaaaaaaacaaggtaaatatatttgtgaatattGCAACAGAGCTTGTGCAAAGCCCAGCGTCCTATTGAAGCACATTCGGTCTCATACTGGTGAGCGCCCATACCCTTGTGTGACGTGTGGATTTTCattcaaaacaaaaagcaacCTATACAAGCACAAAAAATCTCATGCACATGCAATTAAGGTTGGGCTTGGTCTACAACCGGATTCTGGAGCGATGGTGCTTTCAAGTGATTCTGAAAAAGTACTCTGTATTCATTCGGATGTAGATGAAAGTGGAGAAAGTGATGATGAGTACACCTCTGAGGAAAGGCAAGATGAAATGACATCTCCTGGCTTAGAATGTTCAGAAACTGTAAATATGGTATCCAAAACAGAAGATATGTTACACAAAGAAAGTCAGTCTTCTTTAAACTGCCCTGTTGCAATGTTACAGCAGACGTCTTTGaaagagaaaaatacaaaatccgCAGTCACCGATTTACCAAAAGTAGTTATTTACCCGGTCAGCATTTCTCCATTGAGAGCAGACAGCCCTAAAGTCCTTGAGTCGACTTCTGAGAAGTTTGTTGCACAGATGCCagatttcaaaacaaaaatcaagaaTCAAAATGTGTTGCGGGCATGTTCATTAAGCGAAGTGGAACAGCCCACTCACAAGAAGGATGATGTGGTTCAAGTAGAAGATAAACACTTGCCAAATATGGTAACTTCCCATGCACTACTGCAGAGACAGCAAGCTACAGATTGCTCCCAAGAagagcaaaacaaatgtatgTTGAGTCCTAGAAGCTTGGGAAGCACCGACTCTGGTTATTTCTCTCGTTCAGAAAGCGCAGACCAAGCAATGAGCTTGCCGACTCCTTTTCCAAAACGTCTGCCTTCTGCTGATAAAGACATCTCCCTAAGTGTAAGCACCACAATACACAAAGCTGGATCAGTATTCACATCAATACAACCAATTTCTGTTGAGAAATCAACCATTACTACTGGAACAATGAGACCTCCCTTAGGAACAAGAACACTGGAAGAGCGGATTTCAAAATTAATATCCGACAATGAAGCAGTAGTAGATGACAAACAGCTAGATAGTGTCAAACCAAGACGCACCTCTCTCTCAAGGAGAGGGAGCATTGATTCTCCAAAGTCTTACATATTTAAGGACTCCTTCCAGTTTGATTTAAAGCCTGTAGGAAGACGCACTAGCTCAAGTTCTGACGTACCAAAATCCCCATTCACGCCAACTGATAAATCTAAGCAAGTGTTTTTTCTTTCGGTTCCTTCTCAATATCCTTCAATGGATTGTTTGCCAATTACTAGAAGTAATTCAATGCCAACGACAGGCTATTCAGCTGTTCCACCAGGGTTACCTACTTCTCAGCCACTGCGTGTCAGTCAGTCATTTGATGAGAAAATAGGTTCTCTCTATGATGATGTTTTTACATCAGGACCTTCTATCCCTCAGCAAACCGCACATCCTCGCACTCTTGTTAGACAGGTTGCAGTAGAAGACTCTTCAAACACTGAGCACTATGGTCTGGGGCCAGCACGCTCAGTAGACGAAAGTTATCCTGGAAACAAAGTTCCATCAGATGTTTTGCTGCCGAGAAGTAAATCTTTTATACAAGGCTCGAGTTTggacaagacaaaaaaaacacatcaaggAAGAGGTACAATGTTTGAGTGTGAAACCTGTAGAAACAGGTACAGAAAATTAGAAAACTTTGAAAATCACAAGAAGTTTTACTGTTCCGAGTTACATGGACCAAAGAGTAAAACAGTATCTCGGGAAACAGAACACAGCTCAGCAGTAAATAGCTCACAGCCTCAAATTCTTCACTACAGAGTAGGTCCTTCATCAGGAGTGTTGGATCATCCACTGCaaataagaaaaagaagaaagatgaAAAGCGTTGGAGATGATGATGAGCCACAACAAACAGATAACCGCATTGCTGCTGAGAGTACAGAAGCTGTTAAAAGTTCAGGTTGTACAAAGAATTCATCTACTATTACTATATTGGGCTCCCAATCATGTACAGTATCAACCCTCAATCCTCAAGTACAGTTGGTGGCGAGGAGCACAGAGACCAGAGCAGATAGCAAGCAGCCTACAGTggagaaaaatgtacatttaatttcTCAAGAAAATGTCAGACCAAAAAGTCAAGGAACTGGGATTTCTGTTATTCAGCACACAAATTCATTAAGTAGGCCAAATTCATTTGAGAAATCTGAGTCTGTTGAAAGAGTTTCACCCGTGCCATTTTATGAACCCCATAAAAGTGTGAACCATCCTTTAAATAGAGTTGGCATCCGTCATGATGAAAGATCCAGTTGCTCTCACAATTCCCCTAACAAATTAGTTGAAACACCTAGACCAGAAGTTCAAGAGAGTCAGCATGGCCTTTCTGCTGAACGAACTGCTTTAAATACACAGTCTCGTCTGGTACGCCAGCATAACATTCAGGTCCCAGAGATATTGGTTACAGAAGAACCAGATAAAGTACCAGAAAGCCAAACAAAAGATCAAGaaacacaagagaaattttGTTGGCCACAACGTAGTGGAAGCCTTTCTAATTTACCTACTGAAAAACTTCCTCCCAAAAAGAAACGAATAAGGTTAGCTGATCTGGGGCACTCATCTGGTGAATCAAGTTTTGAGTCAACGCTTTCAAGGAGTTTAAGTCGAGAGAGCAGCTTATCTCGTGCGTCAAGCCTCTCGGCTTCATTTGATAAAGAAGAATATGCAAAACCTGACAGTTCCACAAAAGTAGATGGAGTAAATAAATCATCTGAGTTTCTCACAATACCAACTGGCTTGAATGTTTTTGGTGGTCAAAGGGAAATGAGACGAGCTTCATCAGAGCAAATAAACTGTACACAGCCTTCAATGGAAGTCACAGATTATAGAAGTAAATCTTTCGATTGCGGAAGCATGTCTCGATCAAGGTCGTTGTCGCCCATTAATACCATGAGTCCTAAATCTCCCCTAGGTGCCACAAATATTGGCCACGTTCCTTTGCTAGAAAGGAGGAGAGGGCCTCTGGTAAAACAGATATCTTTAAATATTGGTGCTGAAGACACAGCCCCTTTATCGAAGCATGTAGGGAAGCAGGTTTTACCACAAGCTAATGTGCCAATAGAGAACAGATACTTAACAGAGATTAATGTATGCTCTAAAGAagccaataaacaaaaaacagccAGTGAGCTGTCTTTTTTGGCTGAAAATGCACAACCAGCAAGTGTGGTGTCTAGTAAGCATTCTCTGTATTCTACTTCCGTACATACAACTAAAGCCACCTTATTCGATCGTGATTTTAGTCACAGTATACAAAGTGAGCCAAGAAGAAATGGTAAAGATACAAATACAGTTCTCCATGCTGTAAGTGAACTGTCTCGTTTTGCTCCTAAATATGTGCTGAAAATTCCTAAAATGCAAGAAAACAATGTTTGTTCTTCCAGTCACTCAGTAAGCTTATTGCCAAATAGATCTTCTACCAGTACCACTGGCAAATCATGGAACGTTATAGCTGGCGGGACAGAGAGTCTTCAAAATCAGAATCAGTCTGTCAAATTAAGTGGTAAATGTCAAAATGCGTATTCAgtttctgttccagttcataACTATAGTTATTCAGGTTACGGTTTCTCATCACCTGCATCCCCTCCTGATATTTTAGTAACACAGGATCAAGGCAATCAAACAGCTTGCAGAGCAGATTTCCAAGTGCCGAATATTAGAGAGAAATTACACATGTCAAAGTCTCAGGAAGAGTCAAGCAGACCTATTTCAAGCCCAAACAAAGCGGATGACTGTgataatatttttctaaaatgtaatcTGCAAAAAGTGCCGGTTCCTGGTCTCCTTCCCCAGCAAGAGGCCTCTGCTTCAAGCAAGCGAATGTTATCGCCAGCAAACAGTTTAGATATTGCCatggaaaaaaatcagaaacGAGTAAAAGATGAAAACGGTGCTGCATGTCATACCAATAGCCAACAAGTACATCTGGTGAATATAAAACCTGGGGACTCTACTAAGCCACGGAAACCAATGCTAGTACGTCAGCTCTGCACCACTAGTGAGTTCTTAGATCAAGATAATACACTAGCACCAGGGAGAAATAATCAAGCTAATAGGTTTTCAGGAATACTGCTTGGTGATTCCAGTTCCCCTAAAAAAGCCGTTTCTTGCCCTTCTAATCATATACGAGATGTGGTAGAGtatcaaaaaaacaaatcaccAGAATCATTCTGTCCTGAAGCTGAAACCCCACAGGAAACTTCTCCAGGAAGTACCCAGTCATGCGTTTTAAAGCCTGTATATAGTACTCAGGAGAAGCTGGCTTTTTCCACAAAAAACATCCAGATCCAAGGACAAGTAAAACTAGGTGCAGCAATATCTGTGGTTAATATGGGGGATATGCAGAGACTGTCATTTCCAAGCCTGAAGACAACAACAAGTTTTACATGGTGTTATCTGTTAAAACGGAAGCCAATGCATCTTCCACAGAGCGACCAAAAGACTTCTGCCTATGCTTCCTGGACCATTAGTCCAAATAACCCAaatatatttggtttaccaaCCAAAGTAGCACTTTCTCTACTGAATTCTAAACAAAAGTCTGAGAAATTCATAAGTACCCTAGTGAAAACCTCTCATCCAAGGCGAGACATTCTAGTTTACTCAAGCAAATGGAAAAATTCTATGAACAAG TTATCTTCCTACAAATCTCCTGGAAGTCAACcagatgacaaaaaaaatacagaaacctATACAGATCAAGATAAAGAAGTGTTTCTAAACAAAGCTGAGCCAAGAAGAGTCAAGATATTTGATGGAGG GTACAAATCAAATGAAGATTATGTGTATATCCGTGGCAGAGGAAGAGGAAAGTACATTTGTGAAGAGTGTGGAATAAGATGCAAGAAACCCAGCATGCTGAAAAAGCATATCCGTACACACACAGATGTGCGGCCTTACCACTGCAACTACTGCAATTTCTCCTTTAAAACTAAAG GCAATTTGACTAAACACATGAAGTCCAAGGCACACAGCAAGAAGTGTATGGATATGGGTGTTGCTGTTGGTCCGATAGATGACCAGGATACAGATGATTCTG gTGAGAGACCAAAGTATACCGGTGATCGTTCGGGATTTGATGCAGAGGATTCTGATGGCGCAGAAGATGATGACAACGACAAtgaggacgaggatgaggacAGCCAAACTGAATCGGGTCTTTCTGCTACTCCATCTGTTACTGCAAGTCCACAGCATTACCCCTTCCGAAACAGCCAGCAAGAGGCATCAAGTGCTGATGAAGATAGCAGAACACCACATTGTTTTTCGCAATCAAATTCAATGGACATTCTTCCTAAAGCATTAATGACCAGGATGACCGCAATTACTGCTGCGGCTGCCTGCACACCCGAGAACCATGAAGCAAAGGCTGAAGCATATCTACAGAAGAAGCTTGTACCTCGGAACACGGAAGCATTGTTTCCCAAGTCTCTGTGCCATCAGATGTCTGTGGATTATCCAGACCCTGGTGAAAATTCGGAGTCCTCCACAGAAACCATGGCTGGGACATCAGCAAAA AACGCATCGCCTGTGAATGCTCCACCTTCTCCAGTCGACAGAAGTACACAGACAATGGATTCATGTGCAGGTCCAACGGATTATGAAGGTCACCGGCAAAAATCATCTGGCATGGCACCGCAGCCAACATCAATGGCGACTCCTCCAACACATCTTTATAGCCATCTGCCTTTGCATTCTCAGCAGCCGGTGACATCGCCCTTCAGTATGATCCCAGTGGGAGGAATTCAGATTGTTCCTGCTGGTCTAACAGCATACTCAACATTTGTGCCCATTCAAGCTGGACCAATGCAGCTCACAATTCCTGCTGTGGGGGTAATTCACAGAACTACAAGTAGTCCAGGAGAAAAGGTTGCTGAGGTACCCGGCACCTCAAGTCCCATAGGCATGGCTGAAGTAAATGGAGTTCTCCCGTGTATTCCAATAGGTCAGATTAATATGCCAAGTCTCAGCGCACAAAGTTTACAGCCCATTCAGCCTCTAAATGTGGAAACATTAAACATACTAGGCCTGTCAAACACACATGTAGCTCCACATATTCACCACCCTGGGCTTACTCTAAATGCATTGGGTTTACAGGTTTTGACTGCACCCCACAGTAACCCCAGTCCACAGACCCACATTCCAGGCCTCCAGATAGTAAACATAGCACTCCCCACCTTAATCCCATCGATCAGTCCCTTAACAGTAGAAGGCCAGGGCGTCGCGGATAAATCCCCATCAAGCAGCAGAGCACCTTGCCAGAGTCTTGTCAGCTTTTCAGGGTCGGACACCAAAAGTACGGGGAAAGCAGAGTCTTCGCCAATCACACCAGATATTACTGACAGTCATATGACACTGAGGGACTGCACTGTTGTGAAAGATAAAAACACCACTTGCACTTTAAATGCTGACAAAGGGGTTCTATTAAGTCAACATTGTAATGTTGGCACCAATAAGACTAAAACAACTTCCGCTCCCGATCTCTGTTTGACATCTCAAACTAGCAAGCCACCTGCCAGTCAAGCTCCTTCCCCCATTAGACATCAGAGGAGAGTGGATTTTGTCTCAAGGCAGAGCACTGTGCGGTTTTGTGATTCCAGCAGTGATGATGATGAGGACAAATTGGTTATAGCAACTTAG